The Streptomyces kanamyceticus DNA segment GGGCGCCTGTCAGACAGTTCCGGTAGCGCGGGCTCATCCTCTCCCGCCCATGCAGATGACGGGAGAGGTACGGCCTGGGGTGCTCCTCCTCGCTATGAGCGAGGCGGGCGACCGCCCTTCACACCCTTCGGCATCGGCCCCTTCGGCAGCGGCATGTTCGACATAAGATCACCCATCGCGCGCAGCCGGTCGTTGGTCGCCGTGACCTGCGGTCCTGTCAGTACGCGGGGGAGCTTCAGGAGCGTGGTGCGCAGCTTCTTCAGGGAGACCGTGTCGTCCGTGGTGCCGACGATGACGTCGTGCACCGGGACGTCCGCGACGATGCGCGCCATCTTCTTCTTCTCGGCGGCCAGCAGGCCCTTGACCCGGTTCGGGTTGCCCTCGGCCACCAGGACGATGCCCGCCTTGCCGACGGTGCGGTGCACCACGTCCTGGCTGCGGTTCATCGCGATCGCCGGGGTCGTCGTCCAGCCGCGGCCGATCTTGTCGAGCACCGCGGCGGCCGCACCGGGCTGGCCTTCCATCTGCCCGAAGGCGGCACGCTCGGCCCTGCGTCCGAAGACGATCGCCATCGCGAGGAAGGCGAGCAGGAATCCGAGAATGCCCAGGTAGACCGGGTGACCGAGCCAGAAGCCGATCGCGAGGAAGACACCAAAGGTGACGATTCCCACAGCCGCGATGATGAGGCCGATCTTCGAGTCGGCCCGCCGGGTCATCTTGTAGGTGAGGGCAATCTGCTTGAGTCGCCCTGGTTCCGCGGCCGAAGCCGCCGCGGTGGTTTCCTTCCTCGCCATGCGGTGAAGTCTACGTGCCCCCGGTACCGACTACGACGTGCGGGTTGTCACGGCCTCTTCAAGCACGCGCTGCGCCTCGACCCGGTCCTTGGCGCGGCGCCGGTCCTCGAGCACGGAAGTCCAGGCGTTGCGGCGTGCGGTGCGCTGGCCGCCGCTCATCAGAAGCGACTCGACGGCGCGCAGGGCGTCGGTGACGGACGGGATCGCGGTGGCGCGTACGGGCGCGGCCTGCATGATGGGGCCCTCCTGGGGAGCGGCTCGGGTGGGGGGAGCGGCTATGGGTAAGGCTGTACGTGCGGTAATTCCAGGGTCACTGATTGGTGTTACCAGGGCGTGACCGACCGGTCAAACACCGATGAAACCTTGACGCGGGGGCCCAAAACGCTGACGCGGCCCATACGGTCCCGTTCACCTGCGGGGATCGTATGGGCCGCGTCATTACGGCCACTACTGGGTGGTAGTCACTTGTGCGCCGATTCACACAGTGTGTGCGTGCCCGGCATGTGCCCGCGTCACGCGGAGCACGACGGCGCTCGCGTCACACCGCCTGCGAGGCGACGTACGCACCGCGCTTCTCGATCGCCATCTGGTACAGCCGCCCCGCGCGGTACGAGGAGCGGACCAGCGGCCCGGACATCACTCCGGAGAAGCCGATCTGGTCGGCCTCGTCCTTCAGCTCCACGAACTCCGCGGGCTTCACCCAGCGCTCCACGGGGTGGTGGCGCGGCGTGGGCCGCAGGTACTGGGTGATGGTGATGAGCTCGGTGCCCGCCTCGTGCAGCTGGCGCAGCGCCTCGCTGACCTCTTCGCGGGTCTCACCCATGCCCAGGATCAGGTTGGACTTGGTGACGAGACCGGCCTCGCGGGCCTTCGTGATGACCTCGAGCGAGCGCTCGTAGCGGAAGCCGGGGCGGATCCGCTTGAAGATCCGCGGCACCGTCTCGACGTTGTGCCCGAGCACCTCGGGGCGGGACGAGAAGACCTCGGCCAGCTGGTCGGGCTCGGCGTTGAAGTCCGGGATGAGCAGCTCGACCTTGGTGTAGCCCTCGGCGCGCTCCGCCGTCATCGCGTGGATCTGGCGCACGGTCTCCGCGTACAGCCAGGCGCCGCCGTCCTCCAGGTCGTCGCGGGCGACGCCGGTGATCGTGGCGTAGTTCAGGTCCATCGTGACGACGGACTCGCCGACGCGGCGGGGCTCGTCGCGGTCGAGGGCCTGCGGCTTGCCCGTGTCGATCTGGCAGAAGTCACAGCGCCGCGTGCACTGGTCGCCGCCGATGAGGAACGTGGCCTCGCGGTCTTCCCAGCACTCGTAGATGTTCGGACAGCCCGCCTCCTGGCAGACCGTGTGCAGACCCTCGCTCTTCACGAGCTTCTGCAGGGCGTTGTACTCGGGGCCCATTTTCGCCCGGGTCTTGATCCACTCGGGCTTGCGCTCGATGGGGGTCTGGGCGTTCCGGACCTCCAGGCGCAGCATCTTGCGTCCGTCGGGTGCGACTGCGGACACATCGGCTCCCTGTAGCTTCGATTCTTCGGCGCACACCAGGGTACGCCCGTGATGTCGTTGGGCTTACTTCTGGCCAACCTCTGGCCAAGGGGGTGCATTCCCCCGAGCCCCGGACCCGTGGGTCCAGGACCCGCCCTGAGGCGCCCTAAAGCGCCCTGAGGTGCCCTGAGGCTCCCTAAGCGGTGGCCTTCTCGATGACCCGCGGCGCGAGCTCCGCGTTCTCCAGCACGTCCCGCAGGTGCCGCTCGGCGACCGGCAGCACGTCCGCGATGGTGATCTCGCGGTCCAGCTCGTACGAGAGGGACGTCACGCCCGCGTCGCGGATGCCGCACGGGATGATCCGGTCGAACCAGGTGTTGTCCGGGTTCACGTTGAACGCGAAGCCGTGCATCGTCACGCCCTTGGCGACGCGGATGCCGATCGCGGCGATCTTGCGGTCCTCGCGGCGCTGGCCCGCGTTGGACGGGGCGTACTCCGGACCGTTGAACCGGGCGTCGAACTCGTCGTCCTGAAGGCGCGGGTCGAAGTCCAGGGAGAGCCCGCCGAGCGCCGGACGTCGCTCCACCGGGTCGCCGAGGACCCACACGCCGCTGCGGCCCTCGACGCGCGAGGTCTCCAGACCGAACTCCGCACACGTACGGATAAGCGCCTCCTCCAGGCGGCGCACATGTGCTACGACGTCCACCGGGCGGGGCAGTTTCTGGATCGGATAGCCGACCAACTGCCCCGGTCCGTGCCAGGTGATCTTGCCGCCGCGGTCCACGTCGACGACGGGAGTGCCGTCCAGCGGGCGCTCGCTGTCCTCGGTGCGGCGGCCCGCGGTGTAGACCGGCGGATGCTCCAGGAGCAGGCAGGTGTCGGGGACCTCGTCGGCGAAGCGGGCGGCGTGCACGCGGCGCTGCTCGTCCCACGCCTCTTGGTACTCGACGGCGTCCGGGCCGAAGCCCAGCCGGACGAACCGAAACTCACTCACGGCAGTGCCTCCCTGAACGTTCACCGTGCACATATCGCGCCTCTGCCACTGTACGGGCCCCCTCGACCGGCAACTCCGACCCGGGTTCCTCACACGATCGGATGAATGACGGGTCAAGCGCCCGACGGCGGCTCTGCTGGCCGCTACATTCACGCCGTTCACGAGGCCATAAGGGCTGCTCAAGGCAGGCCCGAAAGGCAGGAGACCGCACAGCCGATGACGGAACGACCCCCGCAGCGCACTCCCAACCGCCAGCTAGCCGCGCTCATCGCGGAAGCCGGGTTCTCCAATGCGGGCCTCGCGCGCCGCGTCGACCAGCTCGGGCTTGAGCACGGCCTCGACCTGCGGTACGACAAGACGTCCGTGACCCGCTGGCTGCGCGGTCAGCAACCCAGAGGCACCACGCCCGCGCTGATCGCCGAGGTGTTCACGCGGCGGCTCGGGCGGCGCCTGTCCGCACAGGACCTCGGCCTCGACGCGTGCGCGCCGGTCTACGCGGGCCTGGAGTTCGCGGCCTCGCCCGAGGAGGCGGTCGACATCGTCGGCGGCCTGTGGCGCAAGGACTCCGGCAGCCACGCGGAACTGCGGAAGATCGCCTTCACCCCGGCGGGCCTCGTCGTACCGAGCAGGGACTGGCTGATCGGCAGGGCCGACGAGCGGGTGGGACGCGGGGAGGCCGACCCCGGCCACTCGCGCGTACCGATCCAGGGCCGCCCCGTCGTACCCCGGCAGCGGCAGGGCCCCGAACGCGGTCCCGGTCAGCGGGTCACCAGCGGCGACATCGCGGCCCTGCGTGCCGTCGGGGAGCTCTTCCGCGCCCTCGACCACGCCTACGGAGGCGGGCACGCGCGCCAGGCCCTGGTGCGCTACCTGGAGCACGAGGCCGAGCCGATGCTGCGCGGCACCTACGGCGAGCAGGCCGGGCGGCGGCTCTTCGCGGCCGCCGCCGACCTGACCCGGCTCGCGGGCTGGACCTCGTACGACATCGCCGCGCACGGCCTCGCCCAGCGGTACTACGTCCAGGCCCTGCGCCTCTCGCAGGCCGCCGGCGACCGTGCGTACGGCTCGTACGTCCTGGTCACCATGAGCCGCCAGGCCGTCTATCTGGGGCACGGGCGCGAGGCGGTCCAGCTGGCCCGCGTCGCCCAGCAGGGCGTCGGCTCGTCGGCGTCGCCCGTCGTCCAGGCCCTGCTCTACTCGGCGGAGGCGCGCGGGCACGGGGTGCTCGGCGAGGTGCGGGCCTGCACGGCGTCCCTGGTGCGGGCCGAGCGGTCGCTCGAAGCGGCGCGGCCCGGCGACGAAGTGCCGCACTGGGCACGGTTCTTCGACGAGGCGCAGCTCGCGGACGAGTTCGGGCACAGCTACCGCGATCTGCAGCAGTACCGCGCCGCGGCCCAGTACGCCGAGCGCTCCCTCCAGCTGCGGGCGCCCGCGTTCGCGCGCAGCCGCCTGTTCTGCCGGGTGGTGCTCGCCACCGCGCGGCTCGGCCTCGGCGAGCTGGAGCAGGCCTGTCAGCTGGGCGCGGAGGCGGCGCAGGCCGCGGGCGAGATGCGGTCCGCGCGGGCCCACGAATACGTACGCGACTTCGAGCGGCGTCTTGAGCCCTACCGGGACGCGGCCCCCGTGCGGGGGTATCGCGACAAGGTCGCGGCGCTGGGATGAGCCAGTGCCGCGACCGTGCGGAGCGAAGCGGTGAGTCCCGCGGTGCCGGGCTCACCGCGAGGTGGTGCCGGGCTCACCGCAGGTGCCGGACTCACCGCAAGCGGGATGCCTCCTCGGCGCTCAAGGGCTCGTCCCACGTGATCAAGTCGTCCACGTCACCCCGCAGGCTCGCGGACTCCGTGCCGATGGAGCGCAGGGGGAGCGGGATCGAGGCGTCGACGGCGCCGATCCGCTTCCCGTCGGCGTACAGGACCGTGTGTCCCGGCGTCGCGACCCAGGTCAGCCGGGTCCAGCGGTCGAGCGGCAGCGTGTGGTCGAAGCTGAGGTCGGCCTCGCCGTAGCGCGTGAAGCCGACCCGTCCCGTGCCGTGCTGCATCAGCTTCAGGGCGCCCGCCTCGGAGCTGAGCAGCACCTGGTCGGGGGTGCGCGACGAGACGCGGACGCGGACCGAGACCGTCCAGGGCTCGGCGACGTCCAGGCCGCCGAAGCCCACGCCGTCCCGGTCGGAGTCGAAGCGCCAGGCCCGGCCGCGCACGCCGGGCACCGGGGTCGGGTTGTCGATGATGTACGAGGTGCCGGACAGGCCGCCCGCGACGTCCTCGGCGAGGAGCGTGTTGCCGGGGCTGCCCGCGTACGTCCAGCCGCTCGGGTACGGCGCGTCGTCGAAGGTCCAGTGGTGGCTGGGGCGCCCCTGGACGCGGGGCACCACGGGCGCGGGCGTCGTCCCCGGCGGGTCGCCGACGCGCGCGGCGCGGGCCCGGAAGTCGGCGAGCGCGTCCGGTGTCACGGACCTGTTCCAGGCGCGGTCGGCGAGGATCGCGCGGGCGCCCGCCATGTGCCGCTCGAAGTAGCCGTCGTCGGCCCAGAAGTTGTAGTCGGCCCAGTTGGTGACGCCCGCGCCGAGCATGTCGGGCTCGGTACTGGGCGCCCAACTGTCGTACATCCAGGGCTCGTCGGGATACTTGTGGTGGTAGTTGTTCGGGGTGTCGTAGAACGGGCCGATGGCGATCTCGTCGTGCCCGGGGACGGCGGGCTCGGCGCCCGTGCCCTCCCAGGTGAGGAAGACGACCGGGGCGCGGACCTTCTGCTGGGGTGCGGCCAGGTGCTCGGAGCCGTTGTACACGGCGGTCCGCTTGCCGTGCGAAGTGACCACGTCGTCAAGGGTGTTGATGTAGCGGTTGAGGAGGTCGCCCAGGGTGGAGACGTCGGGGGCGGACGCCAGGTAGTCCTGCACGCGCGGGCACTCGGCGAGCTGCCCAGGGACCTCCTCGGCGCCGATCGAGAACAGCGGCGCGTCGAACCAGCCCGCGAACTCGTCGACGATCTCCTCGGACTTCTCGATCGCCTTCTCGCTGGTCATGTCGATGATCCAGTCGGGCGTGAGGTGGGAGTGCGTGTGCGCGCCCGTGCACGGGTTCGGGCCCGAGCCGAAGCCGATGCCGAAGGTGCGGATGATCGCGGTGGCGTGGCCCGGCAGTTCGAGGCCGGGCATCAGCTGGACGTGGTGGCGGGCCGCGAAGGCCTTGAGGTGTTCGATGTCGGCGCGGCTGTAGCTGTGCTCGGGGTCGGCGAGGCCCGGGAACTTCGGGCTGTACAGGCGGAAGCCCTCGGATTCGGAGAGGTGCAGGAGCAGCGTGTTGAGCTTCTGGTCGCCCATCCTGCGGATCAGGTTCTCCAGGTAAGGGATCCGCCAGTACTTGCGGCCCGCGTCGAGGTGCACCATCCGGATCCGCTGCGCGGGGCGGTCGGTGGCCGTGGCGCGGGGCACCTCGCGGTGTCCTTCGGCCGTGGCGCGCAGGAGCTGGAGCAGGGTGCGGGTGCCGTAGTAGAGGCCGTGCGTGGAGGCGGCCTCGACGCGGACCGGGCCCCTGCTGTCGAAGCGGTAGCCCTCGGCGCCGGGTGCGTCCTTGTCCGTGAGGGTGAGGACGATGTCACCCGCCGCCGGGTGGCGGTCGCTGGTGATGCGGGGCGTGATGCCGGTGACCTGCTTGATCTCCGTACGCAGCTGAGCGGCGAGTTGTCGTACGGACTGCCGTGCCGGGCCCGGGAGTTCGGCGCGTCCCTCGGGCAGCGCGGTGGTGGACTCGGTGCGCGGGTCGATGAGGATGCGGGTGCGGCGGGTGAGTGAGGTGTGGCCGTCGAGTGCGGTCCATTGCGTGGGGCGGGGGATGACGGACGGCGGGGTCGCCGCTCCCGCGGATCCCTCGCGAGGGCCGTCGGCGTGGGCGGTGGGCAAGGCTAGAGCTCCCATGAATAGGCCGAGGATGAGCGATATCACCGGCAAGGTGCGACGCACGTCAGTCCTCCCGCTGCTGGGCGATTGCGAGGGAACGTAACCGCGTACTACCCATGTGGCAAGGGTGGTTGCAGGGATGGGTGGAGCCGTGGGCAGGGAGAAGCCCCCGCTTGGGGGGCGCGGGGGCTTCCGGGGGAGCGGGACAGAGGTCGGATGGCTCAGGCGGCCGTGGCCAGTGACTCAGGGGCGTACGCCGTGGTGATGCCGAAGTCCGTGAGCGCGGCGTGCGCCGCGCGGCGGCCCGAGTACAGCGCGCCCTGCACCGTGCTGGTGTCCCGGTGGTCGCCGCACACGTAGAGCCCCGAGAGCAGCCGCACCGGGCGGCGCACGTCGTGCGGGGGCGGCATCGCGGGCACGGCCTCGCGGGTGTGGTGCACGGCGAGCAGCTCCCAGCGGTCGGTCGGGGTGCCGTACAGGTCGGCGAGGTGCGTGCGGACGGCGCGCTGGTCGGGTGGCGGGCCGAGCACCGTCGAGGAGACGAGCACGCGGTCGGCGGGCGCGCGCGAGGGGTCGACCTGGCTGATCACCGCCGTGTGGGCGACCGGACCCGCACGGTCCGCGTCCAGGAGCAGCGCGGCCCCGTCGAGGGGCGGCTCGGGCGCGGTGTGGTGCACCACCGTCATCTCGTGGAAGGGCGGCACGCGCAGGCCCGGCAGGAGTTCGGCGGCGGCGCGGGCGTCGGTGGCCAGGAGTACGGCGCGGCAGCCGATCTCGCCGTGGCCCTCGGTGGCGACGCGGGACGTGGAGACGGAGGTGACCCGGACGCCGGTGCGGACCGTGCCCGGCGGCAGGGTGGCGGCGAGGAGCTCGGGCAGGACCTCGGCGCCGCCCTCGGGCAGGCAGAGGCGGCCGCTCGCGAAGGCGTGCAGGGCGAGGTCGGCGCAGCGGCTCGATGTGGTCAGGTCGGGGTCGCACAGGAGCGCGGAGAGCAGTGGGCGCAGGAAGCCCTGGATGGTGCGCGAGGGGAGTCCGCGGGCGGACAGGGCGTCTCCCGCGGGGAGTTCGGGGCGCGACAGGATGCGCTCCACGGGGGTTGCCGCGAGGCGGGCCAGGGCCGCGCCCAGGCGTGCCTGGTCGAAGGGGCCGCCGAGGGGGCCGCCGGGGGGAGCGGATCGCGGTCCGCGGGGGGCGCTCGCCAGGGCGCGCGCGGCGCTGAGTGCGCCCCTCGCGCTCCGTGCGGGCACGGGCTCCGCCGCGCGGTGGTGGCGGCCTTCGCTGTGGACGAGGAGGCCGGGGGAGAAGGGGCGCAGGACCAGTGAGTCGAGGCCCGGGGTGCGGCGTAGTTCCGGATACGAGGTGGTGAGCAGTTGCCCGATCCTGTCCAGCCGGAACCCGTCTATCTTCTCGGTCGACATGCGGCCGCCGACGTAAGGGGCGGCCTCCAGGACGACGGTCGTTACACCGGCGCTGGTCAGCCGGTGTGCGGCCGAGAGGCCCGCGGCCCCGGCTCCCACGATGACGACGTCGGCATGGTGCGCAGGCTCTAGCACGTGCCCCTCCCAGAGGTCGTGCGGGCTTGTGGGGGCCTGATGCCCCCGACAG contains these protein-coding regions:
- a CDS encoding family 20 glycosylhydrolase, whose protein sequence is MPTAHADGPREGSAGAATPPSVIPRPTQWTALDGHTSLTRRTRILIDPRTESTTALPEGRAELPGPARQSVRQLAAQLRTEIKQVTGITPRITSDRHPAAGDIVLTLTDKDAPGAEGYRFDSRGPVRVEAASTHGLYYGTRTLLQLLRATAEGHREVPRATATDRPAQRIRMVHLDAGRKYWRIPYLENLIRRMGDQKLNTLLLHLSESEGFRLYSPKFPGLADPEHSYSRADIEHLKAFAARHHVQLMPGLELPGHATAIIRTFGIGFGSGPNPCTGAHTHSHLTPDWIIDMTSEKAIEKSEEIVDEFAGWFDAPLFSIGAEEVPGQLAECPRVQDYLASAPDVSTLGDLLNRYINTLDDVVTSHGKRTAVYNGSEHLAAPQQKVRAPVVFLTWEGTGAEPAVPGHDEIAIGPFYDTPNNYHHKYPDEPWMYDSWAPSTEPDMLGAGVTNWADYNFWADDGYFERHMAGARAILADRAWNRSVTPDALADFRARAARVGDPPGTTPAPVVPRVQGRPSHHWTFDDAPYPSGWTYAGSPGNTLLAEDVAGGLSGTSYIIDNPTPVPGVRGRAWRFDSDRDGVGFGGLDVAEPWTVSVRVRVSSRTPDQVLLSSEAGALKLMQHGTGRVGFTRYGEADLSFDHTLPLDRWTRLTWVATPGHTVLYADGKRIGAVDASIPLPLRSIGTESASLRGDVDDLITWDEPLSAEEASRLR
- a CDS encoding SCO2195 family GlnR-regulated protein, coding for MQAAPVRATAIPSVTDALRAVESLLMSGGQRTARRNAWTSVLEDRRRAKDRVEAQRVLEEAVTTRTS
- a CDS encoding NAD(P)/FAD-dependent oxidoreductase — translated: MLEPAHHADVVIVGAGAAGLSAAHRLTSAGVTTVVLEAAPYVGGRMSTEKIDGFRLDRIGQLLTTSYPELRRTPGLDSLVLRPFSPGLLVHSEGRHHRAAEPVPARSARGALSAARALASAPRGPRSAPPGGPLGGPFDQARLGAALARLAATPVERILSRPELPAGDALSARGLPSRTIQGFLRPLLSALLCDPDLTTSSRCADLALHAFASGRLCLPEGGAEVLPELLAATLPPGTVRTGVRVTSVSTSRVATEGHGEIGCRAVLLATDARAAAELLPGLRVPPFHEMTVVHHTAPEPPLDGAALLLDADRAGPVAHTAVISQVDPSRAPADRVLVSSTVLGPPPDQRAVRTHLADLYGTPTDRWELLAVHHTREAVPAMPPPHDVRRPVRLLSGLYVCGDHRDTSTVQGALYSGRRAAHAALTDFGITTAYAPESLATAA
- the lipB gene encoding lipoyl(octanoyl) transferase LipB, with amino-acid sequence MSEFRFVRLGFGPDAVEYQEAWDEQRRVHAARFADEVPDTCLLLEHPPVYTAGRRTEDSERPLDGTPVVDVDRGGKITWHGPGQLVGYPIQKLPRPVDVVAHVRRLEEALIRTCAEFGLETSRVEGRSGVWVLGDPVERRPALGGLSLDFDPRLQDDEFDARFNGPEYAPSNAGQRREDRKIAAIGIRVAKGVTMHGFAFNVNPDNTWFDRIIPCGIRDAGVTSLSYELDREITIADVLPVAERHLRDVLENAELAPRVIEKATA
- a CDS encoding lipoyl synthase encodes the protein MSAVAPDGRKMLRLEVRNAQTPIERKPEWIKTRAKMGPEYNALQKLVKSEGLHTVCQEAGCPNIYECWEDREATFLIGGDQCTRRCDFCQIDTGKPQALDRDEPRRVGESVVTMDLNYATITGVARDDLEDGGAWLYAETVRQIHAMTAERAEGYTKVELLIPDFNAEPDQLAEVFSSRPEVLGHNVETVPRIFKRIRPGFRYERSLEVITKAREAGLVTKSNLILGMGETREEVSEALRQLHEAGTELITITQYLRPTPRHHPVERWVKPAEFVELKDEADQIGFSGVMSGPLVRSSYRAGRLYQMAIEKRGAYVASQAV
- a CDS encoding DUF4191 domain-containing protein — protein: MARKETTAAASAAEPGRLKQIALTYKMTRRADSKIGLIIAAVGIVTFGVFLAIGFWLGHPVYLGILGFLLAFLAMAIVFGRRAERAAFGQMEGQPGAAAAVLDKIGRGWTTTPAIAMNRSQDVVHRTVGKAGIVLVAEGNPNRVKGLLAAEKKKMARIVADVPVHDVIVGTTDDTVSLKKLRTTLLKLPRVLTGPQVTATNDRLRAMGDLMSNMPLPKGPMPKGVKGGRPPRS